The region AATCCCGGCCTCTGCAGACTGCCCAATGGCAATCTGCTGCTGATGGTGCGAGTGGCGGAGGCGCTGCGCGATCCCATCGACGAAAGGCACGTCTACAGCATCCGATGGACGCCGGACGGGTACGTGCGCGACGCCTTTGCGCTGGCTGACGCCAACACCGCCGACCCACGTGTCTTTCAACTGACCCATCACCATTCGCGGGTGCTTGGGCTGACATCTCTGTCCTGGCTTTTGCCGGTGGAGCTGACGCCGGACGGGCTGGAGGTGGCGGCGGTCCACTACGACCGGGCCATAGAGCCGGAGGCGTCGTACCAGATGTACGGGGTCGAGGACCCACGCATCACTCTGATCGACGGGGTCTATTACATGACCAGCTGCTCGGTCAGTCCGGAGCGGCATTCGACGACGCTGTACACCTCGACCGACGGCATGGATTGGAAGCTCGAGGGGATCATCCTCGATCATCAGAACAAGGACATGCTGTTCTTCGAAGGCACGATTGACGGGGCCTTCCATGCGCTGACCCGACCGCAGGGAGAGTGCTACTTCGCCTATCCGCCCGACAGCGAATGGCTGGGCGGGGCCTCTATCAACCTGGCGCGTTCGCCGGACGCCCTGCACTGGCGGCCGCTCCACGGCACGGGCATCCGGCCGCGAAAGGGCTCGAAAGCCAATATGCGCCTGGGCGGCGGGGCGCAGCCGGTGCGGACCGATAAGGGTTGGCTTGTGCTGTATCACGGCGTGCAGACCCAGGACCTGATCGGGATCTACCGCACCTTCTGGGCGCTGCTGGACCTGGATGACCCCAGCAAAATCCTGCGGCTGGAGGATGAAATCCCGCTGCTGGAGGGGCGGGCGGATCTGACCGCGCACTTGGAAGAGCATATGTACATACACGACGTGGTCTTCACGACCGGGATCGCCGATGGAGGCGAGGTCTGGATCGTGGCCTCTGGCGAGGCCGATCTTGCCTGCCGCATGACTCACATTCCCAAGAGCGTCTTCGACTGAGGCTTGCCTTCACCCGCGCCGGACGCCAAAGCCGGGCGATGATCGTTTCCATCCATGACCCTGACGATCCGCGGATCGCGGCTTATCGCGACGTGCGCGAGCGTGATCTGGTGGGGCGAGAGGGACTGTTCATCGCCGAGGGCGAGGTGGTGCTGCGCTGCCTGATCCGCAGCCCGCGTTGCGAGACCCTGTCGCTGCTGTTGCTGGAGCGTCAGGCGGAACGGTTGGCCCCCATGCTGGCGGACCTTCAGCCGGAAGTTTCGGTCTATGTGGCGGACCCGTCAGTGATGGACGCCATCGTCGGATTTCCGATTCATCGTGGGATTCTGGCTCTTGGGCGGCGACCGGTAGAGCCGGGCGCCGATGACCTTCTGGCTAGCCTGCCCGAACGCGCCGTTGTGCTATGCTTGTTCGGGATCGCCAATCACGACAACATGGGCGGGCTGTTCCGCAACGCCGCCGCCTTCGGGGTTGATGCGGTCCTGATGGACTCCGACTGCTGCGATCCGCTTTACCGCAAGGCGATCCGGGTGTCGGTCGGCGCCGCGCTGTTGACGCCTTTCGTGCGGCTCACTCCGGGCGCTGATGTGGTCGGGCTGCTGGAACGGCAAGGTTTCCAGCCTCTGGCCTTAAGCCCGAGCGGTGAGCGGACGTTGGCCCAGACGGTGAGACCAGATCGCGTCGCGGTGCTGCTCGGCGCCGAGGGCCCAGGACTGTCGCCGGATTTGATGGCCAGAGCGACGACGGTGCGCATTCCCATGGCGGGCGGCTTTGACTCCCTGAACGTATCGACCACGGCCGGGATCGTCCTGCATCACCTGACCAGCCAATGAAAAAGGGCCGTCCCTCTTGGGACGGCCCTTCCATCGTCGTGGCCGCGGCCACGAAACCGAACTGATCAGCCCATACGAGCTGTCAGGCGGAAACCTCGGTCTTGAGGCTCCAGGTCACGGCTTGAGACCGCGGTTGGAGACAATGAGACACTGGATCACCTCCTTTCAGCTGTTGAACAGGAAGTCGAATATGGAGCCGGTTCGCGCCCGGCGCCAAGCGGCGTTTTCGCGCAGGTCAGTTGAGCGCGGCGGAGACCGCCCAGAGCACCGCAGCCCAGA is a window of Caulobacter sp. NIBR2454 DNA encoding:
- a CDS encoding glycosidase; the protein is MADFEIDKLVFGPLDVDLSRSPLRKSLDAPTFVLGAFNPGLCRLPNGNLLLMVRVAEALRDPIDERHVYSIRWTPDGYVRDAFALADANTADPRVFQLTHHHSRVLGLTSLSWLLPVELTPDGLEVAAVHYDRAIEPEASYQMYGVEDPRITLIDGVYYMTSCSVSPERHSTTLYTSTDGMDWKLEGIILDHQNKDMLFFEGTIDGAFHALTRPQGECYFAYPPDSEWLGGASINLARSPDALHWRPLHGTGIRPRKGSKANMRLGGGAQPVRTDKGWLVLYHGVQTQDLIGIYRTFWALLDLDDPSKILRLEDEIPLLEGRADLTAHLEEHMYIHDVVFTTGIADGGEVWIVASGEADLACRMTHIPKSVFD
- a CDS encoding TrmH family RNA methyltransferase yields the protein MIVSIHDPDDPRIAAYRDVRERDLVGREGLFIAEGEVVLRCLIRSPRCETLSLLLLERQAERLAPMLADLQPEVSVYVADPSVMDAIVGFPIHRGILALGRRPVEPGADDLLASLPERAVVLCLFGIANHDNMGGLFRNAAAFGVDAVLMDSDCCDPLYRKAIRVSVGAALLTPFVRLTPGADVVGLLERQGFQPLALSPSGERTLAQTVRPDRVAVLLGAEGPGLSPDLMARATTVRIPMAGGFDSLNVSTTAGIVLHHLTSQ